One Homo sapiens chromosome 13, GRCh38.p14 Primary Assembly genomic window carries:
- the OXGR1 gene encoding 2-oxoglutarate receptor 1, producing MNEPLDYLANASDFPDYAAAFGNCTDENIPLKMHYLPVIYGIIFLVGFPGNAVVISTYIFKMRPWKSSTIIMLNLACTDLLYLTSLPFLIHYYASGENWIFGDFMCKFIRFSFHFNLYSSILFLTCFSIFRYCVIIHPMSCFSIHKTRCAVVACAVVWIISLVAVIPMTFLITSTNRTNRSACLDLTSSDELNTIKWYNLILTATTFCLPLVIVTLCYTTIIHTLTHGLQTDSCLKQKARRLTILLLLAFYVCFLPFHILRVIRIESRLLSISCSIENQIHEAYIVSRPLAALNTFGNLLLYVVVSDNFQQAVCSTVRCKVSGNLEQAKKISYSNNP from the coding sequence ATGAATGAGCCACTAGACTATTTAGCAAATGCTTCTGATTTCCCCGATTATGCAGCTGCTTTTGGAAATTGCACTGATGAAAACATCCCACTCAAGATGCACTACCTCCCTGTTATTTATGGCATTATCTTCCTCGTGGGATTTCCAGGCAATGCAGTAGTGATATCCacttacattttcaaaatgagaCCTTGGAAGAGCAGCACCATCATTATGCTGAACCTGGCCTGCACAGATCTGCTGTATCTGACCAGCCTCCCCTTCCTGATTCACTACTATGCCAGTGGCGAAAACTGGATCTTTGGAGATTTCATGTGTAAGTTTATCCGCTTCAGCTTCCATTTCAACCTGTATAGCAGCATCCTCTTCCTCACCTGTTTCAGCATCTTCCGCTACTGTGTGATCATTCACCCAATGAGCTGCTTTTCCATTCACAAAACTCGATGTGCAGTTGTAGCCTGTGCTGTGGTGTGGATCATTTCACTGGTAGCTGTCATTCCGATGACCTTCTTGATCACATCAACCAACAGGACCAACAGATCAGCCTGTCTCGACCTCACCAGTTCGGATGAACTCAATACTATTAAGTGGTACAACCTGATTTTGACTGCAACTACTTTCTGCCTCCCCTTGGTGATAGTGACACTTTGCTATACCACGATTATCCACACTCTGACCCATGGACTGCAAACTGACAGCTGCCTTAAGCAGAAAGCACGAAGGCTAACCATTCTGCTACTCCTTGCATTTTACGTATGTTTTTTACCCTTCCATATCTTGAGGGTCATTCGGATCGAATCTCGCCTGCTTTCAATCAGTTGTTCCATTGAGAATCAGATCCATGAAGCTTACATCGTTTCTAGACCATTAGCTGCTCTGAACACCTTTGGTAACCTGTTACTATATGTGGTGGTCAGCGACAACTTTCAGCAGGCTGTCTGCTCAACAGTGAGATGCAAAGTAAGCGGGAACCTTGAGCAAGCAAAGAAAATTAGTTACTCAAACAACccttga